Proteins encoded by one window of Erythrobacter sp.:
- a CDS encoding CHASE2 domain-containing protein: MARRLFIEWIVLLAAGIALAFFAARWDLANRFDSSLLDRAAALARQEVSPDVVIVAFDDASLHRLGPFPWPRSRHAQLVDRLAEAQSGTVLYDVLFLEPLLEAEDEALAEAIARHGQVILPMTFAPRPDALSGTIAVLPIAGIAESAAGLGHVAITPDSDGVLRRFDLAVSADGETWPQFVLAGLRQGEPAHDAAFGERPVISFHPAGSYPAVSAADVIAGNVPAEFLRDRIVLVGATAQGMGDRYAVGAGAVAVLPGVETQANLYDALRHGVLVRDLPPFWSGLLAALALLVQFLVFWRMSPRSGLIATLAIAAATLALAVLLVVAARLWLAPGVALLAVLLAYPLWSWRRLTSVSAYLDEEAAFLLPQGGIRAEGEGFDLIARQVARMHRLVGHVSRSFAFLRKVIEAAPDAILVRDKAGDVVMANRIAQELFPEWSEDAPPSLAGLLDGVGASHPREAAEITFPDGRTFLVARAAFALEDAEGSGEIMALRDITDTRRREDERREMLEFLSHDMRTPQVAIIGLSGRLAKDEQPAQIASRIRVQAERTLKLADDFVQIARLEETGPEFADCDLGALVEEACDRAYAAARSKQMKVVPHLPEELSFAEVDAALLARLLDNLVGNAIKFAPAGSTVTIALEAPSPDTVRLTVQDEGPGLPPERLADPFARFGAHEHRAGPSVGLGLTFVKRVVDKHGGTVRVEHGDGVGTAFVIDLPQQRAG, from the coding sequence ATGGCACGCCGCCTGTTCATCGAATGGATCGTCCTGCTTGCTGCCGGGATCGCTCTCGCGTTTTTCGCCGCGCGCTGGGATCTGGCCAATCGGTTTGACAGCAGCCTCCTGGATCGCGCCGCAGCGCTGGCCCGGCAGGAGGTTTCGCCCGACGTGGTTATCGTCGCTTTCGACGATGCCAGCCTTCACCGGCTTGGTCCTTTCCCTTGGCCGCGCTCGCGCCACGCGCAATTGGTGGACCGGTTGGCGGAAGCGCAAAGCGGAACGGTGCTGTACGATGTGCTGTTCCTCGAACCGTTGCTGGAAGCGGAGGACGAAGCGCTGGCAGAGGCTATCGCGCGGCACGGGCAAGTAATCCTGCCCATGACTTTCGCGCCCCGGCCCGATGCGCTCTCGGGCACGATCGCGGTACTGCCGATTGCCGGGATTGCCGAAAGCGCAGCCGGACTGGGACATGTGGCGATTACTCCGGACTCCGATGGTGTCTTGCGACGGTTCGATCTGGCAGTTTCGGCAGACGGGGAAACCTGGCCGCAGTTCGTACTGGCGGGATTGCGGCAAGGCGAGCCTGCGCATGATGCGGCATTTGGCGAACGGCCCGTCATCTCCTTCCATCCGGCGGGCAGCTATCCTGCCGTTTCCGCCGCCGATGTAATCGCCGGCAATGTGCCGGCAGAATTCCTGCGCGACAGGATCGTTCTGGTGGGAGCCACGGCGCAGGGGATGGGTGATCGCTACGCGGTGGGCGCGGGTGCGGTGGCGGTGCTGCCGGGGGTGGAGACGCAGGCCAATCTCTACGATGCCTTGCGCCACGGCGTACTTGTGCGCGATCTGCCGCCGTTCTGGTCCGGCCTGCTCGCCGCGCTCGCGCTGCTGGTGCAGTTCCTGGTGTTCTGGAGAATGTCGCCGCGTTCGGGCCTGATCGCCACCCTGGCGATTGCGGCTGCGACACTGGCGCTGGCTGTGCTGCTGGTGGTGGCGGCGAGGCTATGGCTCGCGCCCGGTGTTGCCCTGCTGGCAGTGCTGCTCGCCTATCCACTGTGGAGCTGGCGCAGGCTCACTTCGGTCAGCGCCTATCTCGATGAAGAAGCCGCTTTCCTGCTGCCGCAAGGAGGCATCCGTGCCGAAGGGGAAGGGTTCGACCTGATCGCCCGGCAGGTGGCGCGGATGCATCGGCTGGTGGGGCACGTCAGCCGCAGTTTTGCCTTCTTGCGCAAGGTGATCGAGGCCGCACCCGACGCCATCCTGGTGCGCGACAAGGCGGGCGATGTGGTGATGGCGAACCGCATCGCGCAGGAGCTGTTTCCAGAGTGGAGCGAAGATGCTCCGCCATCGCTGGCCGGACTGCTCGACGGCGTGGGCGCGAGCCACCCCCGTGAAGCCGCCGAAATCACTTTCCCCGATGGTCGCACTTTTCTCGTGGCGCGTGCGGCTTTCGCGCTCGAGGATGCCGAGGGCAGCGGCGAAATCATGGCCTTGCGCGATATTACCGACACACGGCGGCGCGAGGATGAGCGGCGCGAAATGCTCGAATTCCTCTCGCACGATATGCGCACCCCGCAGGTGGCGATCATCGGCCTGTCAGGGCGGCTGGCCAAAGATGAACAGCCCGCGCAAATCGCCAGCCGCATCCGCGTGCAGGCCGAACGCACACTGAAACTGGCCGACGACTTCGTACAGATTGCGCGGCTCGAAGAGACCGGACCGGAATTTGCGGATTGCGACCTTGGCGCCTTGGTCGAAGAGGCTTGTGACCGGGCCTATGCCGCTGCTCGGAGCAAACAGATGAAAGTGGTGCCGCACCTGCCTGAAGAGTTATCCTTCGCTGAGGTTGACGCGGCGCTGCTGGCACGGCTGCTCGACAATCTGGTCGGCAATGCAATCAAGTTTGCGCCTGCCGGCAGCACCGTCACGATCGCTCTGGAAGCGCCATCACCTGACACGGTGCGCCTGACGGTGCAGGATGAAGGGCCGGGCCTGCCCCCAGAACGCCTTGCCGATCCCTTCGCCCGCTTCGGGGCGCACGAGCATCGAGCCGGGCCAAGCGTGGGGCTGGGACTGACCTTCGTCAAGCGGGTGGTGGACAAGCACGGGGGCACGGTCCGGGTGGAGCATGGAGATGGCGTCGGCACAGCGTTCGTAATTGATCTGCCGCAGCAGCGTGCGGGCTAG